A segment of the Frankiaceae bacterium genome:
CAGATCCGCGCGGTCGTCGACGACATCGGCGTGGACGCCGTGAAGCTCGGGATGCTCGGCACCGCGGAGATCGCGCTGGCCGTGGCGGAGGAGCTCGACGGTCTCGACGTGCCGGTGGTGGTCGACCCGGTCTGCGTGAGCAAGCACGGCGACGCGTTGCTCTCCCCGGACGCGCTGGAGGCGTTGAAGGAGCGGGTGGTCCCGCTGGCGACCGTGGTGACGCCGAACCTCGACGAGGTGGCGGCGTTGACGGGTCTGCGGGTCGTGGGGGAGGCAGGGGTCGAACCTGCGGCCCGCGCCATGCACGCGCTCGGTGCGAAGTGGACGCTGGTCAAGGGCGGCCACCTGCCCGGCGAGGCGGTGGACCTGCTGTGGCCTTCGGGGACGCGCTACGCCGCGCCAAGGCTCGACAACCGGCACACCCACGGGACGGGCTGCACGCTCGCCTCGGCGATCGCGGCGCGGCTGGCGTACGGCGACGACGTGGCGGACGCGGTGGGGGCGGCGAAGGAGTACGTCACCGGCGCCATCGCGGCGGGGTTCTCGCTGGGCTCAGGGATCGGCCCGGTGTGGCACGGCTGGCGGCTGGGTGTCTAGCTGGCGAACCGCCGTCTGCGATCACCTGCAGTGACGGCACCGCCGGTCAGGTCCGCAACCGGGTTGCGGGCCGTGCGGGAAGAAGGCGCAAAACGCACCCCGATCACGCGGAGGCGGTCACCGGGACACGCGGACGGTCACGCTCGGCCACGATCCAGGCCGTTTCGCCAGGCGCTAGCCGGCGCGCTGGACCTTGCCGGCCTTGAGGCAGGAGGTGCAGACGTTCAGGCGCTTGGGGGTGCGGCCGACGAGGGCGCGTACGCGCTGGATGTTGGGGTTCCAGCGGCGGCGGGTCCGGCGGTGCGAGT
Coding sequences within it:
- the thiD gene encoding bifunctional hydroxymethylpyrimidine kinase/phosphomethylpyrimidine kinase — its product is MKRVLTIAGSDSGGGAGIQADLKTFLAFGVHGMSALTAVTAQNSVGVHGWWPLPVEAVRAQIRAVVDDIGVDAVKLGMLGTAEIALAVAEELDGLDVPVVVDPVCVSKHGDALLSPDALEALKERVVPLATVVTPNLDEVAALTGLRVVGEAGVEPAARAMHALGAKWTLVKGGHLPGEAVDLLWPSGTRYAAPRLDNRHTHGTGCTLASAIAARLAYGDDVADAVGAAKEYVTGAIAAGFSLGSGIGPVWHGWRLGV
- the rpmB gene encoding 50S ribosomal protein L28 encodes the protein MAATCDVCGKGPGFGMSVSHSHRRTRRRWNPNIQRVRALVGRTPKRLNVCTSCLKAGKVQRAG